One part of the Candidatus Binatia bacterium genome encodes these proteins:
- a CDS encoding alkyl sulfatase dimerization domain-containing protein: protein MTRGAVAAEAPKPATESTKAANAALLKELPFADKTPFELAHKGFIAPLPQEVIKGEGGLIWDPAKYDFIKEGESAPDTVNPSLWRQSQLINVSGLFEVTDGIYQVRNQDLSNMTIVEGKSGITIFDPLVSAETAKAALDLYYQHRPKKPVVAVIYTHSHVDHYGGVRGVVDQADVSSGKVKVYAPAGFLEAAVAENVMAGTAMSRRASYMYGNLLPPSATGQVGAGLGTTTSAGTVTLIRPTDTIAKTGETRVIDGLTYEFLYAPGTEAPAEMLFFIKEKQAINAAEDSTHTLHNTYSLRGAKIRDPLAWSKFLNQALSMWGDQAEVMFAMHHWPVWGSDAIKQHLGLQRDMYRYINDETLRLANQGYTMVEIAEQIELPEAIARHFSNRGYYGSVNHDVKATYVLYLGWFIGNPATLHTLPPVEASRRYVEMMGGADALLQKAREYYDKGEYRWVAEVVNHAVFADPNDQAAKNLQANALEQMGYQAESGPWRNFYLTGAKELREGVAKLPVPQTASPDTVRAMDLDLFFDFLAMRLNGPKAQGKQIVLNLSFPDIEEKYVLEMVNGVLNHTQGKQAANADATVTLSRDTLNEIVLQQTTLKDAVAKGDVKIDGSEGKLEEMLANLDTFDFWFNIVTP, encoded by the coding sequence GTGACGCGCGGCGCGGTGGCCGCGGAAGCCCCGAAGCCGGCGACGGAGTCGACCAAGGCGGCCAACGCCGCGCTGCTCAAGGAGCTGCCGTTCGCCGACAAGACGCCGTTCGAACTCGCGCACAAGGGCTTCATCGCGCCGCTGCCGCAAGAGGTCATCAAGGGCGAGGGCGGCCTCATCTGGGACCCCGCGAAGTACGACTTCATCAAGGAGGGCGAGTCGGCTCCCGATACCGTCAATCCAAGTCTCTGGCGGCAGTCTCAGCTCATCAACGTCTCGGGCCTCTTCGAGGTCACCGACGGGATCTACCAGGTCCGCAACCAAGACCTGTCGAACATGACGATCGTCGAGGGCAAGAGCGGCATCACGATCTTCGATCCGCTGGTCTCGGCGGAAACCGCCAAGGCGGCGCTGGACCTGTACTACCAGCACCGGCCGAAGAAGCCCGTGGTCGCCGTGATCTACACGCACAGCCACGTGGATCACTACGGCGGCGTGCGCGGCGTGGTGGACCAAGCCGACGTCTCGTCCGGCAAGGTCAAGGTCTACGCGCCCGCGGGCTTCCTCGAGGCGGCGGTGGCCGAGAACGTGATGGCCGGCACCGCAATGAGCAGGCGGGCGAGCTACATGTACGGCAACCTGCTGCCGCCGAGCGCGACCGGTCAGGTGGGCGCGGGACTCGGCACCACGACGTCGGCCGGAACGGTCACGCTGATCCGCCCGACCGACACCATCGCGAAGACCGGCGAGACGCGCGTCATCGACGGCTTGACCTACGAGTTCCTCTACGCGCCGGGAACCGAAGCTCCCGCCGAGATGCTGTTCTTCATCAAGGAGAAGCAGGCCATCAACGCCGCCGAGGACTCGACGCACACCCTGCACAACACCTACTCGCTGCGCGGCGCCAAGATCCGCGACCCGCTCGCGTGGTCGAAGTTCCTGAACCAGGCGCTGAGCATGTGGGGCGATCAAGCCGAGGTCATGTTCGCGATGCACCACTGGCCCGTCTGGGGCAGCGACGCGATCAAGCAGCACCTCGGCCTGCAGCGCGACATGTACCGCTACATCAACGACGAGACGCTGCGGCTCGCGAACCAGGGCTACACGATGGTCGAGATCGCGGAGCAGATCGAGCTACCGGAGGCGATCGCACGGCACTTCTCGAACCGCGGCTACTATGGATCGGTGAACCACGACGTGAAGGCGACCTACGTGCTCTACCTCGGGTGGTTCATCGGCAATCCCGCGACGCTGCACACGCTGCCGCCGGTGGAGGCGTCGAGACGCTACGTCGAGATGATGGGCGGCGCCGACGCGCTGCTGCAGAAGGCGCGCGAGTACTACGACAAGGGCGAGTACCGCTGGGTCGCGGAGGTCGTGAACCACGCGGTCTTCGCCGACCCGAACGATCAGGCCGCGAAGAACCTGCAGGCCAACGCGCTCGAGCAGATGGGCTACCAGGCCGAGAGCGGCCCCTGGCGCAACTTCTACTTGACGGGCGCCAAGGAGCTGCGGGAAGGCGTCGCGAAGCTACCGGTCCCGCAGACGGCGAGCCCGGACACGGTGCGCGCGATGGACCTCGACCTGTTCTTCGACTTCCTCGCCATGCGGCTGAACGGCCCGAAGGCGCAGGGGAAGCAGATCGTCCTCAACCTGAGCTTCCCCGACATCGAGGAAAAGTACGTCCTCGAGATGGTGAACGGCGTCCTGAACCACACCCAGGGCAAGCAGGCGGCGAACGCCGACGCGACGGTCACGCTGTCGCGCGACACGCTCAACGAGATCGTGCTTCAGCAGACCACGCTGAAGGACGCGGTCGCCAAGGGCGACGTCAAGATCGACGGCAGCGAGGGCAAGCTCGAGGAGATGCTCGCCAACCTCGACACCTTCGACTTCTGGTTCAACATCGTGACGCCGTAG
- a CDS encoding AarF/UbiB family protein, producing MQLSTLIRIPQTVRNLQRLREIVRVLVKYGWGDLVPRLGVVGWIERMRRRLRGEAPDPVAEALTTEQRIRMAFEELGPTFIKLGQVLATRPDLIPMSLIEELRLLQDRVPPFPAEQARQEIERELGRPIGELFARFDDVPLAAASIAQVHRATLHDGTEVVVKVRRPGLEAIIANDLDILIALAGLLEDNLPESRQFSPRAIAEEFRRSIGREIDLTREARNIERFARNFRGDPGVKVLKNYPELSSRAVLTMEYIDGIKASDVEALEAAGIDRSALARRGVEFVVKQVFQHGFFHADPHPGNIFILRDGRIAPIDMGMMGVLDRDMRDALLELMTGILLGDAGKIVALFQRLALVDERADLAGLRRDAQEMLDAYKELPLEEVDIGAFIAELFDVLARHQVQVPPELLLTGKALATVEGLARILDPRLDPMQAMRPLVLRYYLERLADPRFLARDAIRAGEETVTLLARLPRELTAILASLRSGRFKVVTELEGHDRAILERARGANRLALSLMVSALIVGSATLLAAGGGPSILGVPANALLGILGLLTAGSGYLIVAWGFLRSGRF from the coding sequence ATGCAGCTCTCGACGCTGATCCGCATCCCGCAGACGGTGCGCAATCTGCAGCGTCTGCGCGAGATCGTCCGGGTGCTCGTCAAGTATGGCTGGGGCGACCTCGTGCCGCGCCTCGGCGTCGTCGGCTGGATCGAGCGCATGCGGCGCCGGCTGCGCGGCGAGGCGCCGGATCCGGTCGCGGAGGCGCTGACCACCGAGCAGCGCATCCGCATGGCCTTCGAGGAGCTCGGCCCGACCTTCATCAAGCTCGGCCAGGTGCTCGCGACGCGGCCCGATCTCATCCCGATGAGCCTGATCGAGGAGCTGCGTCTCCTGCAGGACCGCGTCCCGCCGTTTCCCGCCGAGCAGGCGCGGCAGGAGATCGAGCGCGAGCTCGGACGTCCGATCGGCGAGCTGTTCGCGCGCTTCGACGACGTGCCGCTCGCGGCGGCGTCGATCGCGCAGGTGCACCGCGCGACGCTGCACGACGGCACGGAGGTCGTGGTCAAGGTGCGCCGTCCCGGGCTCGAGGCGATCATCGCCAACGACCTCGACATCCTGATCGCGCTCGCCGGATTGCTCGAGGACAACCTCCCCGAGTCGCGCCAGTTCTCGCCGCGCGCGATCGCCGAGGAGTTTCGTCGCTCGATCGGACGCGAGATCGACCTCACGCGCGAGGCGCGCAACATCGAGCGCTTCGCGCGCAACTTCCGCGGCGACCCCGGCGTCAAGGTGCTGAAGAACTACCCCGAGCTGTCGAGCCGCGCCGTGCTGACGATGGAGTACATCGACGGCATCAAGGCGTCGGACGTCGAGGCGCTCGAGGCGGCCGGCATCGACCGCTCGGCGCTCGCCCGGCGCGGCGTCGAGTTCGTCGTCAAGCAAGTCTTCCAGCACGGCTTCTTCCACGCCGACCCACACCCCGGGAACATCTTCATCCTGCGCGACGGCCGCATCGCGCCGATCGACATGGGCATGATGGGCGTCCTCGACCGCGACATGCGCGACGCCCTGCTCGAGCTGATGACCGGCATCCTGCTCGGCGACGCGGGCAAGATCGTGGCGCTGTTCCAGCGGCTCGCGCTGGTCGACGAGCGCGCCGACCTCGCGGGGCTGCGCCGCGACGCCCAGGAGATGCTCGACGCCTACAAGGAGCTGCCGCTCGAAGAGGTCGACATCGGCGCGTTCATCGCCGAGCTGTTCGACGTGCTGGCACGCCACCAGGTGCAGGTGCCGCCCGAGCTGCTCTTGACTGGCAAGGCGCTCGCGACCGTCGAGGGGCTCGCGCGCATCCTCGATCCGCGCCTCGACCCGATGCAGGCGATGCGCCCGCTCGTGCTGCGCTACTACCTCGAGCGCCTCGCCGACCCACGCTTCCTCGCCCGCGACGCGATTCGCGCCGGCGAGGAGACCGTCACGCTGCTCGCGCGCCTGCCGCGCGAGCTGACCGCGATTCTCGCGAGCCTGCGCAGCGGACGCTTCAAGGTCGTGACCGAGCTCGAGGGCCACGACCGCGCGATCCTCGAGCGCGCGCGCGGCGCGAACCGACTCGCGCTGAGCCTGATGGTGAGCGCGCTGATCGTCGGCTCGGCGACGCTGCTCGCCGCGGGCGGCGGGCCGAGCATCCTCGGCGTCCCGGCCAACGCGCTGCTCGGGATCCTCGGGCTGCTGACCGCCGGCAGCGGCTACCTGATCGTCGCCTGGGGTTTCCTACGCTCGGGAAGGTTCTGA
- the gap gene encoding type I glyceraldehyde-3-phosphate dehydrogenase yields MAIRIGINGFGRIGRLFYRVAAERGIEVVAVNDLVPADNLAYLLQYDTMHRRLMLNGKPAEVSATENSFTVNGKTTKTLSERDPGKLPWKDLGVDYVLESTGLFTDLEHAKLHLSAGARRVVISAPTKSTPEEVPTFCLGVNHDKYDPAKHTVISNASCTTNCLAPVAKVLHDNFGIEEGLMTTVHAVTATQPTQDGPSKKDWRGGRNAYQNIIPASTGAAKAVTLCIPELKGKLTGMAFRVPTADVSVVDLTFRTSKDTSLKEINAAMKKAAEGPLRGILAYTEEEVVSSDFIGDRHSSIFDAGAGIELNSRFFKVVSWYDNEAGYATRCVDMMEMLATKDGK; encoded by the coding sequence ATGGCGATCCGTATTGGCATCAACGGCTTCGGCCGTATCGGCCGGCTTTTCTACCGCGTCGCGGCGGAGCGCGGCATCGAGGTGGTGGCGGTCAACGACCTCGTCCCGGCCGACAACCTCGCCTACCTCCTGCAGTACGACACGATGCACCGGCGGCTGATGCTCAACGGCAAGCCTGCCGAGGTCTCGGCGACCGAGAACAGCTTCACCGTCAACGGCAAGACCACCAAGACGCTCTCCGAGCGTGACCCCGGGAAGCTGCCCTGGAAGGACCTCGGCGTCGACTACGTCCTCGAGTCGACCGGCCTGTTCACGGATCTCGAGCACGCCAAGCTGCACCTTTCCGCGGGCGCCCGGCGCGTCGTGATCTCGGCGCCGACCAAGAGCACGCCCGAGGAGGTGCCGACCTTCTGCCTCGGCGTCAACCACGACAAGTACGACCCCGCGAAGCACACCGTGATCAGCAACGCGAGCTGCACGACCAACTGCCTCGCGCCGGTCGCCAAGGTGCTGCACGACAACTTCGGCATCGAGGAAGGCTTGATGACCACCGTGCACGCCGTGACGGCGACGCAGCCGACGCAGGACGGGCCGAGCAAGAAGGACTGGCGCGGCGGCCGCAACGCCTACCAGAACATCATCCCGGCGAGCACCGGCGCGGCGAAGGCGGTGACGCTCTGCATCCCCGAGCTCAAGGGCAAGCTCACCGGCATGGCGTTCCGCGTCCCGACCGCCGACGTCTCGGTCGTCGACCTGACGTTCCGCACGAGCAAGGACACGAGCCTCAAGGAGATCAACGCGGCGATGAAGAAGGCGGCGGAGGGCCCGCTGCGCGGCATCCTCGCCTACACCGAGGAGGAGGTCGTTTCCTCGGACTTCATCGGCGATCGGCACTCGAGCATCTTCGACGCCGGCGCCGGCATCGAGCTCAACAGCCGCTTCTTCAAGGTGGTGAGCTGGTACGACAACGAGGCCGGCTACGCGACCCGCTGCGTCGACATGATGGAGATGCTCGCCACCAAGGACGGCAAGTAA